The following DNA comes from Candidatus Poribacteria bacterium.
CCTGATCGATGTCAACTTCACCATCAATGTAGAGGACTTTCTTGGCACCATCGTAGGTGAAGGCGAGGTGATGCCACTGATCGTCGTTGACAGCAGTCGGTCCGAAGAGCCATCGCGGATTCAGTTCACGGCTACCAACTTCGACTTTCCCTTGATTGCCGCTTCTACCCGGACCGAAGACGTTCAAAATATTGTTCCAATTGGTCGTAAAGGCGATGACCATGTGATCGTCTGCACAACATCCACCGTGCGGATCGCCTTTTCGTTGGATTTTTACCCATGCGACACCCGTGAAGGCTTCAGCGGTGCTGTCTAAACTTTCTGAATTTGCGACATTGACGTAGTCGTCGTCCCCGTCAAGGCTAAGTGCTTTCCCCCACTTACCGCCATCGGTGACCTCTGCGCCGTTTATCAGTTCACCATCGTTTCCGTAGGTGCTGGAATCGCTCACATCCCCATCGTCGAAGAGCCAGACACCGACAGCGGTATCACTGTCGACAGCGGCGAAACTCTGCGACTGGATGAATGCCAACCCCAGGACCGCTAAA
Coding sequences within:
- a CDS encoding LamG domain-containing protein, whose protein sequence is MLNWVCLQGTGFVRKTYLGNSLKPLHRRFVKMTKNWAILCVLAVLGLAFIQSQSFAAVDSDTAVGVWLFDDGDVSDSSTYGNDGELINGAEVTDGGKWGKALSLDGDDDYVNVANSESLDSTAEAFTGVAWVKIQRKGDPHGGCCADDHMVIAFTTNWNNILNVFGPGRSGNQGKVEVGSRELNPRWLFGPTAVNDDQWHHLAFTYDGAKKVLYIDGEVDIDQDTTGVFGVAGVDVHLGGTPTQRQALGLMDEIGIFNVPLEQADIQNIMNDGLGSVLGLTPVTPLGRLTTTWADIKSQ